From Pelosinus fermentans DSM 17108, the proteins below share one genomic window:
- a CDS encoding methyl-accepting chemotaxis protein, giving the protein MPLNLYIAEADINTSSAKMESDSKREMANMAEYAITSEMAGSLARFIYQNTGYHIIVCNQDAMIVGDSDGGKRLNTKHLGSQNILSGHLDEYVVTPADVAKNPTLKEGQNYPIEVDGQRVGTFAIAGQLDYVRPIAKVVVALLSTRLKQAKQIEIVQQVAHAVSQNVSQAVAAIEGISASSQELAANTESVVNVSHDSVRRVKDTGKILDMSRKIATQTKLLSLNASIEAARAGNYGRGFAVVAQEMQNLAQNSADATENINKILQEIQESIQKVIDGINQSALISNKQAGTMQDIIKVIQDVQTSSADLVAAFNNKNQ; this is encoded by the coding sequence TTGCCATTGAACTTATATATAGCAGAAGCGGATATTAATACTAGTTCAGCGAAAATGGAGTCCGACAGCAAAAGGGAGATGGCGAATATGGCAGAGTATGCAATTACATCAGAAATGGCAGGCTCATTGGCACGGTTTATTTATCAAAATACTGGTTATCATATTATTGTCTGTAACCAAGACGCTATGATTGTAGGAGATTCAGATGGCGGTAAGCGTCTTAATACAAAGCATCTTGGTTCACAAAACATTCTTAGCGGTCACTTGGATGAATATGTAGTAACACCAGCTGATGTGGCAAAAAACCCAACCCTAAAAGAAGGACAGAATTATCCCATTGAGGTAGATGGACAAAGAGTTGGTACTTTTGCTATTGCAGGTCAATTAGATTATGTTCGTCCTATTGCTAAGGTCGTGGTGGCTTTGTTAAGTACACGATTAAAACAGGCAAAGCAAATCGAGATTGTTCAGCAAGTAGCTCATGCGGTTTCACAAAATGTGAGTCAGGCAGTTGCTGCCATAGAGGGTATTTCTGCCTCTTCCCAAGAATTAGCTGCAAATACGGAAAGTGTTGTGAATGTATCTCATGATTCTGTTAGACGAGTAAAAGATACGGGGAAAATTCTTGACATGAGTCGTAAAATTGCTACTCAAACCAAGCTGTTGAGTCTGAATGCTTCCATTGAAGCAGCCAGAGCTGGAAATTATGGCAGAGGTTTTGCGGTAGTGGCACAAGAAATGCAGAATTTAGCGCAAAATAGTGCAGATGCTACGGAAAATATTAACAAGATATTGCAGGAAATACAAGAATCCATACAAAAAGTAATCGATGGCATCAATCAGTCTGCGCTAATCTCCAATAAACAAGCCGGAACAATGCAAGATATTATTAAAGTGATTCAAGATGTTCAGACCTCATCAGCTGATTTGGTAGCAGCATTCAACAATAAAAATCAATAA
- the sppA gene encoding signal peptide peptidase SppA, with product MYKKSVIIVIGIVIVLSLIGLAFHGLGAKNKGKVSQSDKIGIIYVDGVIIGGRGQSSVLMEQGGTDQIIKQIHQARDDASVKAVVLRINSPGGSAAASQEVGEELKKLRAQGKIVVTSMADVAASGGYWLAACTDKIYANPTTMTGSIGVYMPYANWEELYKKVGIYQEKIKSGPHKDILSPERQMTDAEREIIQVMVDDIYNQFVDVVAQGRKMDKEQVKKLADGRIYTGNQAKQLGLVDELGNMYDAIDGAGQLAGIEGKPTIKEFGKTSPWNMVFGPSEKISMLLEQFLFQKAGNQLNLGVPLEAAPEKWQVK from the coding sequence ATGTATAAAAAGTCAGTGATCATTGTGATTGGAATTGTGATCGTACTTTCATTAATTGGGTTGGCTTTTCATGGATTGGGTGCTAAGAATAAGGGGAAAGTCAGCCAGTCCGATAAGATTGGTATCATCTACGTGGATGGTGTAATTATCGGCGGGCGAGGCCAAAGCAGTGTGCTCATGGAGCAGGGCGGTACCGATCAAATTATTAAACAAATACACCAGGCTAGAGATGATGCATCCGTAAAGGCTGTTGTTTTGCGGATAAATAGTCCGGGAGGCAGCGCGGCCGCTTCTCAGGAAGTAGGAGAAGAATTGAAGAAGCTGCGAGCTCAAGGCAAGATCGTAGTAACGTCCATGGCGGATGTTGCTGCTTCTGGCGGATATTGGCTGGCAGCATGTACAGATAAAATTTATGCAAACCCGACTACGATGACAGGAAGCATTGGAGTTTATATGCCTTATGCCAATTGGGAGGAGTTATACAAAAAAGTCGGCATCTATCAAGAGAAAATTAAAAGCGGACCCCATAAGGATATTTTGTCTCCTGAACGGCAGATGACAGATGCAGAACGAGAGATTATTCAAGTTATGGTGGATGATATATATAATCAATTTGTAGACGTAGTAGCGCAAGGGCGCAAGATGGACAAAGAACAAGTGAAAAAATTGGCTGACGGACGTATTTATACAGGTAATCAGGCCAAGCAGCTTGGATTAGTAGATGAATTAGGCAATATGTATGATGCGATTGATGGTGCCGGCCAGTTGGCAGGTATTGAAGGGAAACCAACCATAAAAGAATTTGGCAAGACATCTCCTTGGAACATGGTGTTTGGTCCTAGTGAGAAAATTAGTATGCTGCTAGAACAATTTTTATTTCAAAAGGCTGGAAATCAATTGAATCTAGGTGTTCCTTTGGAAGCGGCGCCAGAAAAATGGCAGGTGAAATAA
- a CDS encoding YIP1 family protein, with amino-acid sequence MGNVFDALYDVLFQPKIAMKMIAEQKKISQAVIVFFLSLVIPLWALYFGMQDVGMSAMVPFVIGFKIVSSMLMWFMGAAVWHLIAEFLGGRGTGLGLFTTLGFAQFPQVFIVPLWVIAALLPVSLKSIMMAVAALTIFSWSFFLTITAIKAVYEFSTAKAMLVMITPILVILVVCAIAFTFIGSAVTQMPMWL; translated from the coding sequence ATGGGGAATGTCTTCGACGCTTTATATGATGTGCTATTCCAACCTAAAATAGCAATGAAGATGATTGCTGAGCAGAAAAAAATATCACAGGCTGTGATTGTCTTTTTTCTGAGTCTGGTGATACCCTTATGGGCCTTGTATTTTGGCATGCAGGATGTTGGCATGTCTGCCATGGTTCCCTTTGTCATCGGGTTTAAAATTGTCAGCAGTATGCTCATGTGGTTTATGGGAGCTGCTGTATGGCATTTGATTGCTGAATTTCTTGGCGGCAGAGGTACAGGATTAGGGCTATTTACGACACTGGGATTTGCTCAGTTTCCACAAGTATTTATCGTTCCCTTGTGGGTAATTGCTGCATTATTGCCAGTCAGTTTGAAAAGCATAATGATGGCGGTTGCTGCCTTGACAATTTTTAGCTGGTCATTTTTCTTGACGATAACAGCGATTAAAGCAGTGTATGAATTTTCCACAGCAAAGGCAATGTTGGTTATGATCACTCCGATTTTAGTCATTCTGGTGGTATGTGCAATTGCTTTTACCTTTATCGGCAGTGCTGTGACACAGATGCCCATGTGGCTGTAA
- a CDS encoding CTP synthase produces MTKYIFVTGGVVSSLGKGITAASLGRLLKNRGLKVTIQKFDPYINIDPGTMSPYQHGEVFVTDDGAETDLDLGHYERFIDINLSKSSNVTAGKIYLSVINKERKGDYLGSTVQVIPHITNEIKERVYRVGKEDNADVVITEIGGTVGDIESLPFLEAIRQVKKEVGRNDVLYLHVTLLPYIAAAGELKTKPTQHSVKELRSIGITPDIIVCRTEYDISSDMRDKLALFCDIDSDAVIQNKTAASIYEVPLMMQEEGLDRIVLEKLKIDAGDADMADWREMVHKIINPSKSVKIAIVGKYVALPDAYLSVAEALRHAGIANDTAIQIHWINAEEIEAASVDLKKCFADVDGILVPGGFGDRGVEGKIKAIQYARENKVPFFGLCLGMQCAVVEFARHVCNLADAHSTEFNPETPYPVIDLMSEQVAVEEKGGTMRLGIYPCKVSEDTLTCQAYQDEIIYERHRHRWEFNNAYREQLTQAGLVIGGILPNGRLIEIIEVKDHPWFVGTQFHPELKSRPTNPHPLFREFIKAALNGK; encoded by the coding sequence ATGACAAAATATATATTTGTTACCGGGGGGGTTGTATCTTCACTTGGTAAAGGTATTACTGCTGCTTCTTTGGGGCGGTTGCTAAAAAATCGCGGGCTAAAGGTAACGATCCAGAAGTTTGATCCATACATAAATATTGATCCAGGAACCATGAGTCCTTATCAGCATGGTGAAGTATTTGTTACCGATGATGGAGCGGAAACTGATCTGGATTTGGGACATTATGAGCGTTTTATTGATATTAATTTGAGTAAAAGCTCCAATGTAACAGCAGGAAAAATATATTTGTCTGTTATTAATAAAGAACGTAAAGGTGATTATTTGGGGAGTACGGTGCAGGTCATTCCTCATATTACCAATGAGATAAAAGAGCGTGTTTATCGTGTTGGCAAAGAAGATAATGCGGACGTAGTCATCACTGAGATTGGCGGTACTGTCGGCGATATTGAAAGCCTTCCCTTTTTGGAAGCGATCCGTCAGGTAAAAAAAGAAGTAGGACGCAATGATGTACTGTATCTTCATGTTACCTTACTGCCTTATATTGCTGCTGCAGGAGAGCTTAAGACCAAGCCTACACAGCATAGCGTAAAAGAACTGAGAAGTATTGGTATTACGCCTGATATTATTGTTTGTCGTACGGAATATGATATTTCATCTGATATGCGCGATAAATTGGCTCTTTTCTGTGATATTGATTCCGATGCTGTAATACAAAATAAAACGGCAGCCAGCATTTATGAAGTGCCTTTGATGATGCAAGAGGAAGGCCTTGATCGTATTGTCTTAGAGAAGCTTAAAATTGATGCTGGTGATGCCGATATGGCAGATTGGCGCGAAATGGTTCATAAAATCATTAATCCTTCAAAATCAGTGAAAATTGCAATTGTCGGTAAGTATGTGGCTTTGCCTGATGCGTATTTGAGCGTGGCAGAAGCCTTAAGACATGCAGGTATTGCCAATGATACTGCCATTCAAATTCATTGGATCAATGCAGAAGAAATCGAGGCTGCATCTGTGGATCTTAAAAAGTGTTTTGCAGATGTTGATGGTATTTTGGTACCAGGCGGTTTCGGTGATCGGGGTGTAGAAGGCAAGATCAAAGCCATTCAGTATGCCCGGGAAAACAAAGTGCCATTTTTCGGTTTATGCTTAGGTATGCAATGTGCTGTTGTTGAGTTTGCCCGTCATGTATGCAACTTGGCAGATGCTCATAGTACAGAGTTTAATCCTGAGACTCCGTATCCGGTAATTGATCTCATGTCCGAGCAAGTGGCCGTAGAAGAAAAGGGCGGTACTATGCGTTTAGGGATTTATCCATGTAAGGTGTCGGAAGATACTTTAACCTGTCAGGCTTATCAAGATGAAATCATTTATGAACGTCATCGTCATCGCTGGGAATTTAATAATGCCTACCGTGAACAGCTCACTCAAGCTGGTCTTGTGATTGGTGGTATTTTGCCAAATGGTCGATTAATAGAAATTATAGAAGTTAAGGATCATCCATGGTTTGTTGGTACTCAATTTCATCCAGAACTTAAATCACGTCCGACCAACCCGCATCCATTATTCAGAGAATTTATTAAGGCTGCTCTGAACGGCAAGTAG
- a CDS encoding DUF1934 domain-containing protein — MIDIVITIIGTQKDEKGEESRIECTTKGRYYERNNIRYIVYKDREVSGLEDVTTMLKVYDRHVVLVRSGSIDHKQEFLLGEKSYSMYHTPYGTMQMSILTNSLKMALASTTGTVAIEYELEINGQWQSANTLSISIQEESISGH; from the coding sequence ATGATAGATATTGTTATTACAATCATTGGTACTCAAAAAGATGAAAAAGGTGAAGAATCTCGTATTGAATGTACTACAAAAGGTCGTTATTATGAAAGAAATAACATTCGATATATTGTATATAAGGATCGTGAGGTTTCTGGTTTAGAAGACGTTACTACGATGTTGAAAGTGTACGATAGACATGTGGTATTGGTACGATCGGGCAGCATAGATCATAAACAAGAATTTCTTCTGGGAGAAAAAAGCTATAGCATGTACCATACACCTTATGGTACTATGCAAATGAGCATCCTGACAAACAGCCTAAAGATGGCTTTAGCCAGTACAACTGGAACCGTCGCGATTGAGTATGAATTAGAAATAAACGGACAATGGCAAAGTGCCAATACCTTGTCGATCAGCATACAGGAGGAAAGCATAAGTGGACATTAA
- the glpX gene encoding class II fructose-bisphosphatase: MDRELALEFVRVTEAAAIASGRWMGKGEKNLADQAAVDAMRTAFDSVNINGKVVIGEGEMDEAPMLYIGEAVGGGGLDVDIAVDPLEGTNLIAKGLPGAIAVLAIASRGGLLHAPDMYMDKIVVGPKAAGKVNINASVTENLKAVATALERKVEDLTVVILDRDRHEGIINEARNAGARIKLITDGDVSPAINVCIEGTGVHMMIGIGGAPEGVIAAAAVKCLGGDMQGILRPENEQEIARAKSMGITDIHKVLTIDDLVKGDDAFFAATAITQGDLLNGVRYFGGGARTHSIVMRYKTGTVRFVDAIHKFERKSMAIKRT, translated from the coding sequence ATGGATCGTGAACTTGCATTGGAATTTGTTCGTGTTACAGAAGCGGCTGCTATTGCTTCAGGACGCTGGATGGGAAAAGGTGAAAAGAATTTAGCAGATCAGGCAGCTGTTGATGCAATGAGAACTGCTTTTGATAGTGTTAATATCAATGGTAAGGTTGTTATCGGTGAAGGCGAGATGGATGAAGCTCCTATGCTCTACATTGGGGAAGCAGTAGGCGGCGGCGGTCTGGATGTAGACATTGCAGTGGATCCTCTTGAAGGGACGAATCTTATCGCAAAAGGCTTGCCTGGTGCCATTGCTGTTTTGGCAATTGCCTCCCGCGGTGGCTTACTGCATGCGCCGGACATGTACATGGACAAAATTGTTGTTGGTCCAAAGGCGGCAGGTAAAGTTAATATTAATGCCTCGGTTACAGAAAATCTTAAGGCCGTAGCCACTGCTCTGGAACGTAAGGTAGAAGATTTAACTGTAGTCATTTTGGATCGGGATCGTCATGAAGGCATTATTAACGAAGCGCGTAACGCTGGCGCCCGAATCAAGCTGATTACAGATGGTGATGTATCTCCTGCTATTAATGTATGCATTGAAGGTACAGGCGTTCATATGATGATTGGTATAGGCGGTGCACCAGAAGGTGTAATTGCAGCAGCGGCAGTCAAGTGTCTTGGCGGTGATATGCAAGGTATCTTGCGTCCGGAAAATGAACAAGAGATTGCTCGGGCTAAATCAATGGGTATCACCGATATTCATAAAGTATTAACTATTGATGATTTGGTGAAAGGCGACGATGCATTCTTTGCTGCAACAGCCATTACCCAAGGTGATTTGTTGAATGGCGTACGTTATTTTGGCGGCGGTGCTCGTACTCATTCTATTGTAATGCGCTATAAAACAGGTACAGTACGTTTTGTAGATGCGATCCACAAATTTGAGCGTAAATCAATGGCGATTAAACGCACATAA
- a CDS encoding response regulator, whose protein sequence is MSNIKHTVLVIDDQPGIRRLLMEVLSEEGYAVHTAANGYEGIQKVKDLKPVLILMDMKMPGMDGIETLRELKRLNQANKVIMMTAYGELELVNIAKELGAYAYITKPFDIIDLCSMIATLISGNNKECELKIG, encoded by the coding sequence ATGTCTAATATCAAACATACAGTATTGGTTATTGATGATCAGCCAGGCATTAGAAGATTATTAATGGAAGTTCTAAGCGAAGAAGGGTATGCAGTTCATACAGCAGCTAATGGCTATGAAGGCATACAAAAAGTGAAAGATCTCAAACCTGTCTTGATTTTGATGGACATGAAAATGCCAGGCATGGACGGAATTGAAACACTACGGGAGCTTAAACGATTAAATCAAGCAAATAAAGTGATTATGATGACTGCATATGGTGAGTTAGAATTGGTTAATATCGCCAAGGAATTAGGAGCCTATGCATATATTACCAAACCTTTTGATATTATTGACTTATGTTCTATGATTGCTACTTTGATTTCTGGAAATAATAAAGAATGTGAATTGAAAATTGGATAG
- the argS gene encoding arginine--tRNA ligase: protein MDIKELLHKAIYQAAQAAIADGVFASHELPQVILEVPPKKEFGDFATNFSMQAARAAKTNPRVIAEAIVARMKETWLEKAVIAGPGFINFYLKTDWLYTMLNDILSQGENYGNSEAGQKERVQVEYVSANPTGPLHVGHGRGAAVGSALVNLLKAAGYDVASEYYINDAGNQIDNLAASVHARYLELLGQKVEFPGDGYHGQDIIDTAQRILDKAGESYLSIPVSERLAFFKEIALQEKLAALKADLAAFNVQFDVWFSECTLHQDGALQETCQVLKDNGSIYEQEGALWLKSTAYGDDKDRVVIRDNGIPTYLAADIAYHRNKLERGFDQLINIWGADHHGYICRVKAAIGSLGYSPEQLEVLIVQMVSLYRSGQLVKMSKRTGQSVTLSELIEEVGTDAARFFFIMRSLDSQLDFDLDLAKSKSNENPVYYIQYAYARIASIFRQAAEDGIILEGVDAAKLSLLTSECEVDLIKKLGEYQEEIADAAKERAPHRIARYAHDLAGQFHTFYNQCRIKGVEQDLQLARMGLAKAVQTTIRHALGILGISVPEKM, encoded by the coding sequence GTGGACATTAAAGAGTTATTACATAAAGCAATTTATCAAGCAGCTCAAGCAGCCATTGCTGATGGTGTATTTGCCAGTCATGAGTTGCCGCAAGTGATCCTGGAAGTACCGCCTAAAAAAGAGTTTGGAGATTTTGCTACTAATTTTTCGATGCAGGCTGCCAGAGCTGCGAAAACAAATCCTAGAGTAATTGCCGAAGCGATTGTTGCTCGGATGAAAGAAACATGGTTGGAAAAAGCTGTGATTGCAGGACCGGGCTTTATTAATTTTTATTTGAAAACTGACTGGTTATATACCATGTTAAACGATATATTATCTCAAGGTGAAAATTATGGTAATAGTGAAGCGGGCCAAAAAGAGCGTGTACAGGTAGAATATGTTAGTGCCAACCCTACTGGACCTCTTCACGTAGGTCACGGTCGTGGTGCTGCAGTAGGAAGTGCTTTGGTAAATTTATTAAAAGCAGCAGGCTATGACGTGGCTAGTGAATATTATATTAATGATGCGGGTAATCAAATTGATAACCTGGCAGCATCTGTTCATGCCCGTTACCTCGAACTTCTTGGTCAAAAGGTAGAGTTTCCTGGAGATGGCTATCACGGACAGGATATTATTGATACGGCTCAGCGTATTCTTGATAAGGCTGGAGAAAGTTACCTTTCCATACCTGTTTCAGAGCGGTTAGCATTCTTTAAAGAAATCGCCCTGCAGGAAAAACTGGCTGCGTTAAAAGCGGATCTTGCCGCATTTAATGTCCAATTTGATGTTTGGTTTAGCGAGTGTACATTGCATCAAGACGGTGCATTGCAAGAGACCTGTCAAGTGCTTAAAGACAATGGTTCTATCTATGAACAAGAAGGAGCTCTTTGGTTAAAATCCACAGCCTATGGAGATGATAAGGACCGGGTAGTAATTCGTGACAATGGAATTCCTACTTATTTAGCTGCTGATATTGCCTATCATAGAAACAAGCTGGAAAGAGGATTTGATCAATTAATTAATATATGGGGTGCTGATCATCATGGTTATATTTGCCGTGTGAAAGCAGCCATTGGTTCCTTAGGATATTCTCCCGAACAACTGGAAGTTTTGATTGTACAAATGGTAAGCTTATATAGAAGCGGCCAGTTGGTAAAAATGTCAAAACGTACAGGGCAAAGTGTAACGTTGTCGGAGTTGATTGAAGAAGTTGGTACAGATGCTGCAAGATTTTTCTTCATTATGCGGTCTCTTGATAGTCAATTAGATTTTGATCTTGATTTAGCAAAGTCAAAATCCAATGAGAATCCCGTGTATTATATACAATATGCTTATGCGCGCATCGCCAGTATTTTTCGTCAAGCTGCAGAAGATGGGATTATACTCGAGGGGGTTGATGCTGCGAAATTAAGTCTGCTTACCAGCGAGTGTGAGGTTGATTTAATTAAGAAGTTGGGTGAATATCAAGAAGAAATCGCAGATGCTGCGAAAGAAAGGGCGCCTCATCGTATTGCCCGTTATGCTCATGATTTGGCAGGACAGTTTCACACCTTTTATAACCAATGCCGCATTAAAGGGGTTGAACAGGATTTGCAATTGGCGCGTATGGGGCTGGCTAAAGCTGTGCAAACAACCATTAGGCATGCATTAGGTATTTTGGGGATTAGTGTACCAGAAAAAATGTAG
- the larA gene encoding nickel-dependent lactate racemase, producing MKKVQLAYGKGSISIEVPDKAVIVEPPHIESLADEKGAVVHALRHPTGTPPLKEMVKASDTVAIVISDITRPTPNHKLVPWLIEELSHVPKENFVVINGLGSHRHNTREELISMLGQEVVDTIRVINHEAFDDKELVHVGRNSYGSEVYLNKTYVEADFRIVTGFIEPHFFAGFSGGPKGINPGIVGIKTIQDFHNAEMIGNPKSTWGVIEGNGVQDAATQNCLMAKPQFMLNVTLNGDKEITNVFAGDVIQAHRVGCEFVKHHAMVAVDHFFDIVITTNAGYPLDQNLYQTVKGMSAGAQIVKEGGSIISVAECSDGLPSHGNFGPILKMRNTPQALLDMINEPSFSMFDQWEAQALAMIQVKADCYLYSTLDKETVADCMLQSVENIEQTLAKLIDKYGPDASIAVLPLGPLVVPYVAK from the coding sequence ATGAAAAAAGTACAATTGGCATATGGTAAAGGCAGTATTAGTATTGAAGTTCCTGATAAGGCAGTAATAGTGGAACCCCCGCATATTGAGAGTTTGGCAGATGAGAAGGGAGCTGTTGTTCACGCTCTGCGTCATCCTACCGGAACTCCTCCTTTAAAGGAAATGGTAAAAGCATCAGATACGGTTGCCATTGTAATTTCTGACATCACAAGACCAACTCCGAATCACAAATTAGTTCCATGGCTGATCGAAGAGCTGTCTCATGTTCCTAAAGAGAATTTTGTGGTGATCAATGGATTAGGGAGCCATCGTCATAATACGAGAGAAGAATTAATTAGTATGCTAGGGCAGGAAGTCGTGGATACGATTCGAGTCATCAATCATGAAGCCTTTGATGATAAGGAATTAGTACATGTTGGCCGGAATAGTTATGGATCTGAAGTGTATTTAAATAAAACCTATGTAGAAGCTGATTTTAGAATTGTTACAGGGTTTATTGAGCCGCACTTTTTTGCGGGATTTTCTGGGGGGCCAAAAGGCATAAATCCAGGAATTGTCGGAATCAAAACGATTCAGGACTTTCATAATGCTGAAATGATCGGTAATCCAAAAAGTACTTGGGGTGTAATTGAAGGCAATGGTGTGCAGGATGCAGCTACTCAAAATTGTTTAATGGCAAAGCCGCAGTTTATGTTGAATGTGACATTAAATGGAGATAAAGAAATAACCAATGTGTTTGCAGGAGATGTGATTCAAGCTCATCGAGTAGGCTGCGAATTTGTAAAACATCATGCGATGGTTGCTGTAGATCATTTTTTTGATATTGTTATTACGACAAATGCAGGATATCCTTTGGATCAGAATCTGTATCAAACGGTAAAAGGAATGAGTGCTGGTGCGCAAATCGTAAAAGAGGGCGGCAGTATTATCAGTGTTGCCGAGTGTTCCGATGGGCTGCCAAGCCATGGTAATTTTGGCCCCATTTTGAAAATGCGCAATACTCCTCAAGCACTGCTGGATATGATTAATGAACCATCTTTTTCGATGTTCGATCAGTGGGAAGCCCAAGCGCTGGCAATGATACAGGTTAAAGCAGATTGTTATTTGTACTCAACCTTAGATAAAGAAACTGTAGCAGACTGCATGCTGCAGTCTGTAGAAAATATTGAACAAACATTAGCAAAGTTGATTGATAAGTACGGACCTGATGCAAGTATTGCTGTATTGCCTCTAGGGCCACTCGTTGTACCTTACGTTGCCAAGTAA
- a CDS encoding SpoIID/LytB domain-containing protein — protein sequence MENKHKFMILMFLIGILIMTGACSFLQSPAPKPDPEVVEAPSPEVPVPETVQPIPGVETLDVNKYNIEPTITVWIADKGYVDRMLLEKYLEGVVAREMHNDWPIEALAAQAITSRTLTLHAMEAGTIMRLHRADVSTAKEELQAYAPELVNDNVREAVRRTRGEVLTYAGGLINAIYSSCNGQIAATKEESFPEEIPTPTPYFQPITDQCFQYAPEKEKSWTVKIPGAEVAAAVGYSGNPKDIRILEKGPSGRILYIGAGDKKVYGSDFRKKVGYDRLRSTLITEMNYDGESFTFKGMGWGNGVGLCQWGAYTFAQEGHKAEDIVKTYYVGTEVTKLWQ from the coding sequence ATGGAAAATAAGCATAAATTTATGATTTTGATGTTTCTGATTGGAATTTTGATAATGACAGGAGCCTGTTCTTTTTTGCAATCACCTGCTCCTAAACCCGATCCTGAGGTGGTAGAAGCACCTAGTCCAGAAGTGCCGGTGCCAGAAACAGTTCAGCCTATTCCTGGGGTAGAAACGTTAGACGTTAATAAATACAACATTGAGCCGACAATTACGGTGTGGATTGCAGATAAAGGCTATGTAGACAGAATGTTGTTAGAGAAGTATCTAGAAGGTGTTGTCGCGAGGGAAATGCATAACGATTGGCCGATTGAAGCCTTAGCGGCCCAGGCAATTACCTCTCGTACACTAACCCTTCATGCGATGGAAGCGGGTACGATTATGCGATTGCATCGTGCTGACGTGAGTACGGCTAAAGAAGAGCTGCAAGCTTACGCCCCTGAGTTAGTAAATGACAATGTTAGAGAAGCGGTACGCCGTACCCGGGGTGAAGTACTGACATATGCAGGAGGCCTGATCAATGCGATTTACAGCTCTTGTAATGGACAAATTGCTGCTACGAAGGAAGAAAGCTTTCCAGAAGAGATACCTACTCCAACACCATACTTTCAGCCAATAACAGACCAGTGCTTTCAATATGCACCTGAGAAAGAAAAATCCTGGACAGTAAAAATACCGGGAGCAGAGGTTGCTGCCGCCGTCGGTTATTCTGGCAATCCGAAAGATATTCGAATCTTGGAGAAAGGTCCTTCGGGTCGTATTTTATATATTGGTGCAGGAGATAAAAAAGTATATGGTTCTGATTTTAGAAAGAAAGTCGGCTATGATCGTTTAAGATCTACATTAATTACAGAGATGAATTATGATGGAGAAAGCTTTACTTTTAAAGGAATGGGGTGGGGCAATGGTGTAGGGTTGTGTCAGTGGGGGGCTTATACCTTTGCTCAAGAAGGGCACAAAGCAGAAGATATTGTGAAAACCTATTATGTAGGGACAGAGGTGACAAAACTCTGGCAGTAA
- the rpoE gene encoding DNA-directed RNA polymerase subunit delta yields MTDMMKQVSEVELAYKILQKTGHSMYFRELITEVLELKGRRIHSLAHAMSEVHTQINMDSRFVHMGKGMWGLVEWSPQQLSAHSASEDTDSAPSSFSSRREKLFEEIQQEYVASAAEPGERE; encoded by the coding sequence ATGACAGATATGATGAAACAGGTTTCAGAGGTAGAATTAGCTTATAAAATTTTGCAAAAAACAGGACACTCCATGTATTTTAGAGAGTTAATTACAGAGGTTTTAGAACTGAAAGGTCGCAGAATTCATTCTTTAGCTCATGCCATGTCGGAAGTGCATACACAAATCAATATGGACAGCCGATTTGTCCATATGGGAAAAGGCATGTGGGGTCTTGTAGAATGGTCGCCGCAGCAGCTGAGTGCTCATTCTGCCAGTGAGGATACTGACAGTGCACCAAGTTCTTTTTCTTCCCGCCGTGAAAAACTTTTTGAGGAAATTCAACAAGAATATGTTGCGTCCGCGGCAGAGCCTGGTGAACGAGAATAA